In one window of Henckelia pumila isolate YLH828 chromosome 1, ASM3356847v2, whole genome shotgun sequence DNA:
- the LOC140874889 gene encoding uncharacterized protein isoform X2 codes for MGGREDLWKMGWSEINLCIKCDEGQNLLVCSDNDCLLAVHEKCLGCPARFDDGGNFYCPHCFHRQALRESRRAWENAMSKKKALSIFEMVGNKTNLEEKKRVDAKGLNQSEGDEDVNMTAFHLKKSPQGSDVLYQSAGTDKDAQGTIHGERTANFSPLRGANKSRMTNKSETIKCSENINGILRDMEPIVAHGKADMTSQQDRMLDRRENEKCVDSHKLNKIIGNNEKDAFTNKSAQVQNLSTSSRRQLDNINIQEEQKPETVEEERMQEEVSQSSRGPSGDELALTGHAGSKGRLKRNDSSDMDSETVSVRNKRPKPSNKNKNELKSPERNPSRRSSLALRNIKEFGEQEVGSSRRATDLFVGGKRKKLMWKKDEEEMLKEGVQKFALTTKQNLPWRKILEFGRHVFDESRTPADLKDKWRNLLAR; via the exons ATGGGAGGGAGAGAGGATTTATGGAAAATGGGATGGTCAGAAATCAATCTGTGCATAAAATGTGACGAGGGGCAGAATCTGTTGGTGTGCAGTGACAATGATTGTCTTCTAGCGGTTCATGAAAAATGTTTGGGGTGTCCCGCTAGATTTGATGATGGGGGGAACTTCTATTGTCCCCATTGTTTTCACAGGCAAGCTCTTAGAGAATCACGACGAGCATGGGAAAATGCAATGTCAAAAAAGAAAGCTTTGTCGATTTTTGAAATGGTAGGTAACAAAACAAATTTGGAAGAGAAAAAGAGAGTTGACGCTAAAGGGCTAAACCAATCCGAAGGTGATGAAGATGTAAATATGACAGCTTTCCATCTTAAAAAAAGTCCACAGGGCAGTGATGTTCTCTATCAATCTGCTGGAACTGATAAAGATGCTCAAGGTACTATACATGGTGAACGTACTGCAAACTTTTCACCACTCAGAGGAGCAAATAAATCAAGGATGACGAACAAAAGTGAAACAATAAAGTGCAGTGAAAATATTAACGGCATTCTACGTGACATGGAGCCTATTGTTGCCCATGGCAAAGCTGACATGACATCACAGCAAGACCGGATGTTGGACAGAAGGGAGAATGAAAAATGTGTTGACAGTCATAAACTGAataaaattattggaaataatGAAAAAGATGCCTTCACAAACAAGTCCGCGCAAGTGCAAAATCTGTCCACCTCATCTAGAAGACAATTGGATAACATAAacatacaagaagagcagaaaCCTGAGACCGTAGAAGAAGAAAGGATGCAGGAAGAGGTATCTCAAAGTTCTAGAGGTCCTTCGGGTGATGAACTTGCACTGACTGGGCATGCTGGATCTAAGGGAAGATTGAAAAGGAACGACTCTTCAGATATGGATTCTGAAACTGTTTCTGTGAGAAACAAGCGTCCCAAACCAAGTAATAAGAATAAGAATGAGCTGAAGTCTCCAGAAAGAAATCCTTCTAGGAGGTCGTCTTTGGCTTTGAGAAACATCAAAGAATTTGGCGAACAAGAAGTTGGTTCCTCCAGAAG GGCTACTGATTTATTTGTCGGCGGGAAACGTAAAAAACTAATGTGGAAGAAGGACGAAGAAGAAATGCTCAAG GAAGGAGTGCAGAAATTCGCATTGACTACAAAACAAAATCTTCCTTGGAGAAAAATCTTGGAGTTTGGTCGCCATGTGTTTGATGAGAGTCGTACTCCAGCTGATCTTAAGGATAAATGGAGGAACCTTTTGGCAAGATAA
- the LOC140874889 gene encoding uncharacterized protein isoform X1, translated as MGGREDLWKMGWSEINLCIKCDEGQNLLVCSDNDCLLAVHEKCLGCPARFDDGGNFYCPHCFHRQALRESRRAWENAMSKKKALSIFEMVGNKTNLEEKKRVDAKGLNQSEGDEDVNMTAFHLKKSPQGSDVLYQSAGTDKDAQGTIHGERTANFSPLRGANKSRMTNKSETIKCSENINGILRDMEPIVAHGKADMTSQQDRMLDRRENEKCVDSHKLNKIIGNNEKDAFTNKSAQVQNLSTSSRRQLDNINIQEEQKPETVEEERMQEEVSQSSRGPSGDELALTGHAGSKGRLKRNDSSDMDSETVSVRNKRPKPSNKNKNELKSPERNPSRRSSLALRNIKEFGEQEVGSSRRSNQSLRLSVYPATDLFVGGKRKKLMWKKDEEEMLKEGVQKFALTTKQNLPWRKILEFGRHVFDESRTPADLKDKWRNLLAR; from the exons ATGGGAGGGAGAGAGGATTTATGGAAAATGGGATGGTCAGAAATCAATCTGTGCATAAAATGTGACGAGGGGCAGAATCTGTTGGTGTGCAGTGACAATGATTGTCTTCTAGCGGTTCATGAAAAATGTTTGGGGTGTCCCGCTAGATTTGATGATGGGGGGAACTTCTATTGTCCCCATTGTTTTCACAGGCAAGCTCTTAGAGAATCACGACGAGCATGGGAAAATGCAATGTCAAAAAAGAAAGCTTTGTCGATTTTTGAAATGGTAGGTAACAAAACAAATTTGGAAGAGAAAAAGAGAGTTGACGCTAAAGGGCTAAACCAATCCGAAGGTGATGAAGATGTAAATATGACAGCTTTCCATCTTAAAAAAAGTCCACAGGGCAGTGATGTTCTCTATCAATCTGCTGGAACTGATAAAGATGCTCAAGGTACTATACATGGTGAACGTACTGCAAACTTTTCACCACTCAGAGGAGCAAATAAATCAAGGATGACGAACAAAAGTGAAACAATAAAGTGCAGTGAAAATATTAACGGCATTCTACGTGACATGGAGCCTATTGTTGCCCATGGCAAAGCTGACATGACATCACAGCAAGACCGGATGTTGGACAGAAGGGAGAATGAAAAATGTGTTGACAGTCATAAACTGAataaaattattggaaataatGAAAAAGATGCCTTCACAAACAAGTCCGCGCAAGTGCAAAATCTGTCCACCTCATCTAGAAGACAATTGGATAACATAAacatacaagaagagcagaaaCCTGAGACCGTAGAAGAAGAAAGGATGCAGGAAGAGGTATCTCAAAGTTCTAGAGGTCCTTCGGGTGATGAACTTGCACTGACTGGGCATGCTGGATCTAAGGGAAGATTGAAAAGGAACGACTCTTCAGATATGGATTCTGAAACTGTTTCTGTGAGAAACAAGCGTCCCAAACCAAGTAATAAGAATAAGAATGAGCTGAAGTCTCCAGAAAGAAATCCTTCTAGGAGGTCGTCTTTGGCTTTGAGAAACATCAAAGAATTTGGCGAACAAGAAGTTGGTTCCTCCAGAAGGTCAAATCAATCTTTAAGACTATCGGTCTATCC GGCTACTGATTTATTTGTCGGCGGGAAACGTAAAAAACTAATGTGGAAGAAGGACGAAGAAGAAATGCTCAAG GAAGGAGTGCAGAAATTCGCATTGACTACAAAACAAAATCTTCCTTGGAGAAAAATCTTGGAGTTTGGTCGCCATGTGTTTGATGAGAGTCGTACTCCAGCTGATCTTAAGGATAAATGGAGGAACCTTTTGGCAAGATAA